The Salmonirosea aquatica DNA window CTCGAAGGATAGTTGGCATGAGCTCCATGGAATCGTCTCGGCAGATGGGAGCAACCCAACGTGGATCAAGGTACGACCTATGCACGTGGTCTGGTTTGACACTACCAGTATGTTTGGGGTAGATACTGAAGATCAAGAAAATAGGATATTCCGTTATGATCTGAATGGCAAAAAAAAGGAATTGCTGGGAGGGACCTCCACCCACGTGGGAGTGTCACCAGACAAAAAATGGTACATTGGGGAAAGTGCTTTTTATAGACCTGAGGCGGATGGTTTTACCAGAGTATATTTATACAAACGAGGTGAAACTCGACCTTATGCACTATTGGCGCAATGGAAGAATGCAAAAATAACATGGGAATGGGTAGCGCATGTAAACCCATCTTTTTCATTTGATGGCAAACGTGCCTATTTCATCAGGGCGATTGATGAAAAGGATAAATTCGAATCCGTTAGCATTCAACTTCCAGAATTTGAATAACATATTGGTTGGTGTAATCGAGGTCCTCGTTAAAGTGGATACAGTTAACGAATTCTAATAGAGGCAGAAGAATCAATCGCACAAAAGCGCTCTAATTCGCCCGGTAGGGTATAATCAAAAAAAGTACAAAATCCGTCGGCATTGGCCGACCGAACGGCTTGGCTGTCAGCTTATCGAGTCGCCTTCGGTGCGTATAGGTAAGCGCATCAAGGTGTGGTTTCGGTACATGGACACGTTTGGCCCCCGGTCCTCAACAATGAGTTGGCCAAGCAGGCCAAAGGTCTGATTCTATCGCGATGAGAATTCAATGGATCCTCCGAGTCCAGACGCTTTTCGTATGGACAATTCTCAACGGCCGTATTTAATCCAAATCTTATCAAACACTACACATAGGTAGGTCCAGCGGTACAAACCAGCGCATCATAAGCCCCGACTTCCCTGTACATAATTTCGATGGATTCTGGGGAAGTAATATCTACCAGGACATCGGGGGGGCGCCCACATTCGTACCAAATGTTCCATCAGGCATGAATCGTCCATAAAATCAGCATGTTACGAGACTAGTAAAGAAACCGTTCGTTTTCTTTACTAAATTAAAGTTTAACAGATTGAATGCTTTTGAATCTTTTTTCTGGGCAATAAACTCGGTCAAACATTCAAAGTAAACCTTCAGCCATTTCAAGTTGGGTAATTTTACCTGCAGAATTGGCTTGATGGAACATTCCGTACGGATGTTGGCCACTCCCCGTTAGCCGGTCGAGCTTGGCGATCAGCAGCACGGCTCCCTCGGCCTTGCAGCGGGAGATGGCCCGCATCAGCTCGGGACGGTCATTGCGCTTGCCTGACTTGACGTCGGTGTACTCGCTGACGATCTGCCCGTGGCCGGCCCCTTGGGCATTTTTTCGAAATATTTTTGAGCATGAACCCAGGCCATTATAAAGCGGATAATCCGCATAAGCTGGGCAGTCTGGCGATCGGAGTACAATCTTTCAAACAGATAAGAGCTCCCTCCTGATGTGTTCACAAATGAACACAAACTGTCCGATAATGAACAATAGTACCGCCCCCAACGGGCGATTCCAGCATGGAATTGCCCGTTGGGTTGATGGCAAAGTATTTTCTATACGGAAATAGAAGAAACCCGAAGACAATCTACTTAACCCTTACCCCTTGACTTATGCGACGGAGTGATCTGGGCGAATTTGAAGAAGTAGTTTTACTGGCCGTGGCTGTACGCTCACCGCAGGCTTACTCGGTGGTTATCGCCGAAGAGCTCGAACGGGAGACGGGACAGACAGTCAGTACCGGGGCGGTACATGCGGCCCTGCAACGGTTAGAAACCAAAGGCTACCTCATCTCCCAGTTGGGGGAGCCCACCCCCGAACGCGGAGGACGGCGTAAGCGCTTGTTTACCGTCACCGCGCTGGGTGGACGCATCCTGAGCGAGGTGCGGCAGGTCCGTACCCGCCTTTGGGACCGGATTGTGCCACAGATCATATTGGAATGGAACTAGCTCATATCCCCAATGGCCCCAACCCAACCTGACCGTCCCCAGAGTTCTACTCCCCCACCCTGGCTCGACAAGCTGCTGATGTGGGTGGTGGCACCCCACCTGCGGGAAGAAGTGCTGGGCGACCTGCACGAACGTTACCATCGCCGCGCCCGGCGGCTGGGTGAGCTTCATGCGCGGCATACGTACTGGCGTGAGGTAGTGGCTTACCTGCGCCCCGCATTCATCAAACGCAAACCAAGTGAATATCCCCAACCCTTTTTTCTACATCCTGATATGCTACGCAACTATTTCAAGATCGCCTTACGTAACCTCGCCCGCAACAAGGGCTACTCTTTCATCAACATCAGCGGCCTGGCCGTGGGTATGGCGGTGGCAATGCTCATTGGACTTTGGGTCTACGACGAACTGACGTACGACCATTACCATAAAAACCACGATCGCATTGCGCAGGTATGGCAGAGCCGCACTAGCAATGGCGAAATCAACACGCTCATCACCGTGCCCAGGCCGCTGGAAATGTCGCTGCGCAATGAGTATGCCGACTATTTCCAGCATATCGTAATGAGTAGCTGGACACTGCGCGGAGTGGTGGCTTACGGCAATAAGCGCTTGGTGAAAGAAGGCAACTATATGCAACCTGCCGCTCCCGAGATGCTGAGTCTGGAAATTCTGGCGGGCCTAAAGGAAGGCTTGCAGGAAATCAACTCGATCATGCTGGCGGCTTCCACGGCGAAGGGGCTTTTTGGCGATGAAGATCCGATTGGTAAGATTGTAAGGTTTGACAACAAGCATGAGCTGAAAGTGACGAGCGTTTTCGCCGATATTCCAGCCAGCGATTCTTTCCACGAAACTACCTTTATCATTCCCTGGGAGCATCTGGTGGCCAATACCGACTGGATCAGGAATGCAGTTGACCAATGGGGAAACAATTCGTTTCGGCTATTCGTGCAGCTTGCCGATAATGCGACGATGTCAGAAGTAAGTGCCAAAATAAAGGATATAAAATTAAAGGCCAACCCCGAGATCGCTGAACAAAACCCGCAGTTCCTCCTGCTGCCGATGAACGACTGGCATCTGAGATCCACATTCGAGAACGGTGTGCAGGCAGGTGGAGGAATCGAAAACGTCTGGCTGTTTGGCATCATCGGGGCGTTTGTCCTGTTGCTGGCTTGCATCAATTTTATGAATCTCAACACGGCCCGTTCCGAGAAACGGGCGCGGGAAGTCGGCATCCGCAAGTCGGTGGGGTCAGTGCGTTCGCAGTTGGTGAGCCAGTTCCTGAGCGAATCCTTCCTGGTGGTCGGACTTGCCTTTATGGTCGCCATGCTGCTGGTACTACTTTTGATTCCCGCTTTCAATACTTTGGCGGACAAACAAATTACTTTTCCCTGGGAAAATCTTTATTTCTGGGGTATTTCCTTGTTCTTCATTGTTGTCACGGCGATGCTGTCCGGCAGCTACCCGGCTTTGTACCTCTCCTCTTTCCAGCCCGTTAAAGTCTTGAAGGGTACTTTTAGAGTAGGTCGCTACGCTGCTTTACCCCGCAAGGTACTGGTCGTGCTGCAATTCACGGTGTCGGTGGCTTTGATTATTGGCACGTTGACGGTTTTCCGGCAAATCCAGTTCACCAAAAACCGTCCCATCGGCTACGACCGCGCCGGACTGGTGCAAATTCCGCTGACCGAGGGCGCATTCGACGGCAAATATGCTTTCATCCGTAACGAGCTGATTAATTCTGGGGCTGTCATAGAAATGTCCGCCACCAGCAACCCGACGACGGAGGTGTACTACGGTCGGGGCGGCTTCAAGTGGGCAGGCATGCCCGAGGATTTTCAGGCCAGTTTCGCCTGGATCTGGGTTTCCCCCGATTATGTAAAATCGCTTGGTATGAAAATTATCACGGGCCGGGACTTTTCGCCGGATTTCCCATCCGATTCCAGCGCGGTACTTTTGAACAAAACAGCCGTGGAATACATGGGCCTGAAAGACCCGGTTGGCACGGTGCTCCGGGATAGTGATGAACAAGACCCCGGCAAAGGGATGAAGGTGATCGGCGTGGTGGACGACATGGTGATGGACTCTCCCTACGAATCGGTTAAGCCTACCGTGTATGATTTCAACCCGGGACCCGTCCGTTTTTATCACCTCCGGCTAGCCCCTAACCAAAGTGCCAACAAGAGTATCGCCACCGTCGAAGGAGTTTTTAAGAAAAACTTTCCCGATCTGCCCTTTGAGTACAAGTTTGTAGATGACGAGTACGCCGCTAAGTTTTCGTCCGAAGAGCGCATCGGTAAGCTCGCCGGCGTCTTCACCGGACTGGCAATTCTGATCAGCTGCCTGGGTTTGTTTGGCCTGGCCTCTTACGTAGCCGAGCAGCGCACCAAGGAGATCGGCGTCCGAAAGGTACTAGGTGCCAGTGTCGCCAGTTTATGGCGGCTGATGTCAAGGGATTTCGTGCTGCTGGTTCTTATCGCCCTGCTGATCGCCGTCCCGCTGGCGGTGTATTTCTTGGACGGCTGGCTACAAAATTACACCTATCGTACGGAACTTTCGTGGTGGATTTTCGCGGCGGCAGGTGCCGGGGCATTGGTATTAACGCTGCTGACCGTCAGCTTCCAGGCAATAAAAGCCGCACTGGTAGACCCGGTGAAGAGTCTGAGAAGCGAGTAAGCAGAAAGCGGTGTCTGCCCCCGGGACCAATACCGGGCTAATATGAACCGCTGGAAATATCTAAGTGGAGCCTGAGAGCTTTTAATGGCTGGCACTCTATTGGAATGGTATTCCTATACCCCCCAAGGAAAAGTCCAATACCCCACTGATACTTCAGCCCCCACCCCAACCTATCAACTCCTTTTAGTAGCATAGAGCATGCGCCAGGAACACCAAATTTCAGTAAATTCCGGCTTGCATAGAGCCGAGTTAACGATTTATATTAAGCCCCATTTACTCCGCTAATGGACTTGGATGATTATTTCATTAACTTGCCAGCTCGAAGCGTATGGGTCTCTGAGGCTGTATTATTTGGTTCTTATCCTTCAATATAACCGATTTATCCGCTCATACTTATAAAAAACAGCTTCAAATACCCAATTGGTCCAAT harbors:
- a CDS encoding PadR family transcriptional regulator; this encodes MRRSDLGEFEEVVLLAVAVRSPQAYSVVIAEELERETGQTVSTGAVHAALQRLETKGYLISQLGEPTPERGGRRKRLFTVTALGGRILSEVRQVRTRLWDRIVPQIILEWN
- a CDS encoding recombinase family protein is translated as MVLRSPDCPAYADYPLYNGLGSCSKIFRKNAQGAGHGQIVSEYTDVKSGKRNDRPELMRAISRCKAEGAVLLIAKLDRLTGSGQHPYGMFHQANSAGKITQLEMAEGLL
- a CDS encoding ABC transporter permease translates to MAPTQPDRPQSSTPPPWLDKLLMWVVAPHLREEVLGDLHERYHRRARRLGELHARHTYWREVVAYLRPAFIKRKPSEYPQPFFLHPDMLRNYFKIALRNLARNKGYSFINISGLAVGMAVAMLIGLWVYDELTYDHYHKNHDRIAQVWQSRTSNGEINTLITVPRPLEMSLRNEYADYFQHIVMSSWTLRGVVAYGNKRLVKEGNYMQPAAPEMLSLEILAGLKEGLQEINSIMLAASTAKGLFGDEDPIGKIVRFDNKHELKVTSVFADIPASDSFHETTFIIPWEHLVANTDWIRNAVDQWGNNSFRLFVQLADNATMSEVSAKIKDIKLKANPEIAEQNPQFLLLPMNDWHLRSTFENGVQAGGGIENVWLFGIIGAFVLLLACINFMNLNTARSEKRAREVGIRKSVGSVRSQLVSQFLSESFLVVGLAFMVAMLLVLLLIPAFNTLADKQITFPWENLYFWGISLFFIVVTAMLSGSYPALYLSSFQPVKVLKGTFRVGRYAALPRKVLVVLQFTVSVALIIGTLTVFRQIQFTKNRPIGYDRAGLVQIPLTEGAFDGKYAFIRNELINSGAVIEMSATSNPTTEVYYGRGGFKWAGMPEDFQASFAWIWVSPDYVKSLGMKIITGRDFSPDFPSDSSAVLLNKTAVEYMGLKDPVGTVLRDSDEQDPGKGMKVIGVVDDMVMDSPYESVKPTVYDFNPGPVRFYHLRLAPNQSANKSIATVEGVFKKNFPDLPFEYKFVDDEYAAKFSSEERIGKLAGVFTGLAILISCLGLFGLASYVAEQRTKEIGVRKVLGASVASLWRLMSRDFVLLVLIALLIAVPLAVYFLDGWLQNYTYRTELSWWIFAAAGAGALVLTLLTVSFQAIKAALVDPVKSLRSE